The sequence below is a genomic window from Pseudomonadota bacterium.
GCCGGGATACACGGCGTACAGGTGCGAGACGTGGCGGTGCCTATTCTCGGGGTCGTCCCGATCTTCCGACCACTCCTGCAGCTGGCCCCAGCGGCCGATCTGCGGCGGCACCAACGCGTCGCGTGCCGCCGTTACTTGCTCTGTGAGCGCGCTATCCAAGGACAACACCTCGCTGCCCTGCAGGTAGTTGCTGAACAAGTCCCATACGATTTGCTGGTCCATGGACGCACCCGAGGAAATGCCGCCGTGCTCCGGTGAGTAGCTCGGAATCGAAGCGAGCCGGCCTTGATTGTCCTCGCTCAGGTAATCCAGCCAAAACAGCGCGACCTCCTCCATCATGGGCAAGGCCTCGGCCTGCAGAAACCCTCGGTCACCGCTGTAAGCGTAGTGCTCCCAGAAGTGCCGGCCGAGCCAGGCCGACGCCGACGGGAAGTACCCCCAGGGAAGCGCCCAACCCGGGGCCGTGTAGCCGAATGCGTTGTTCATCGTATGGACCACCCAGCCGCGTGCATTGAAGAACTCCTGCGCGGTGACGCGACCCGGCTCCCGCAAGCTCTTGACGTACTGCAGCAGCGGTTTGTGCGTTTCCGCCAGGTTGGTGACCTCGGCCGGCCAGTAGATCATTTGAATGTTGATGTTGAAATGGTAGTCCGATGCCCACGGTGGGTGTTTCGAGTTATTCCACTTGCCCTGCAGATTGGCCGGTAGGCTCCCCGGCCTGGAGCTGCTGATCAACAGATAACGACCGTACTGAAAAAACAGGGCCTCCAACCCGGGATCGCCGCTGCCCTTACCGTATGCTTCCACGCGCAAATCGGTGGCCTCGGTCGATGCCTTGGCCTTGTCCAGCCGCAGGCTCACGCGATCGAAGAGTTTCCGATA
It includes:
- a CDS encoding glycoside hydrolase family 95 protein; the protein is LLCAATDYLLDYPGYKGRDYAALNEATLNAAKDKDFDLLLHEHLADYRKLFDRVSLRLDKAKASTEATDLRVEAYGKGSGDPGLEALFFQYGRYLLISSSRPGSLPANLQGKWNNSKHPPWASDYHFNINIQMIYWPAEVTNLAETHKPLLQYVKSLREPGRVTAQEFFNARGWVVHTMNNAFGYTAPGWALPWGYFPSASAWLGRHFWEHYAYSGDRGFLQAEALPMMEEVALFWLDYLSEDNQGRLASIPSYSPEHGGISSGASMDQQIVWDLFSNYLQGSEVLSLDSALTEQVTAARDALVPPQIGRWGQLQEWSEDRDDPENRHRHVSHLYAVYPGEQIGRKTTPDLAKAARVSLEARGDAGTGWSLAWKMNLWARLGDGERAYRLLTMAMRPAVRVAGAKYDGHASGIYSNLLSAHPPFQLDGNMGAVAGMAEMLLQSHAGRIQLLPALPAAWKDGEVRGLRARGGHEVSMKWRDEQLAEATVFSRSAGTVEVSYDGKRLVLPTRAGEKSVIDITAFR